The following are from one region of the Shinella sp. PSBB067 genome:
- a CDS encoding SDR family oxidoreductase, with protein MSANKVAVITAGGSGMGAASARRLAADGFKVAILSSSGKGEALAKELGGVGVTGSNQSNEDLKGLVDLAVSTFGRIDVLVNSAGHGPRAEITAISDEDWHKGMDTYLMNVIRPVRLVTPVMREQKAGSIVNISTAWAFEPSSMFPTSAVFRAGLAAYTKIFADTYAAENVRINNVLPGWIDSLPGTEERRESVPMKRYGTMEEIAATVAFLASEGAGYITGQNIRVDGGLTRSV; from the coding sequence ATGAGCGCGAACAAGGTAGCCGTAATCACCGCGGGCGGCAGCGGCATGGGGGCGGCGTCCGCGCGGCGGCTTGCGGCTGACGGCTTCAAGGTCGCGATCCTGTCCTCCTCGGGCAAGGGCGAGGCGCTGGCGAAGGAACTGGGCGGCGTCGGCGTGACCGGGTCCAACCAGTCGAACGAGGACCTGAAGGGGCTCGTCGATCTCGCCGTCTCGACCTTCGGGCGCATCGACGTGCTGGTCAACAGCGCCGGCCACGGGCCGCGCGCCGAGATCACCGCCATCAGCGACGAGGACTGGCACAAGGGCATGGACACCTACCTGATGAACGTCATCCGTCCCGTGCGGCTGGTGACGCCCGTCATGCGCGAGCAGAAGGCCGGCTCGATCGTCAACATCTCCACCGCCTGGGCCTTCGAGCCGTCCTCGATGTTCCCCACCTCGGCGGTCTTCCGCGCCGGGCTTGCCGCCTACACCAAGATCTTCGCCGATACCTACGCGGCTGAGAACGTCCGCATCAACAATGTCCTGCCGGGCTGGATCGACAGCCTGCCGGGCACCGAGGAGCGGCGCGAGAGCGTGCCCATGAAGCGCTACGGCACCATGGAGGAGATCGCCGCGACCGTCGCCTTCCTCGCCTCCGAGGGCGCCGGCTACATCACCGGCCAGAACATCCGCGTCGACGGCGGCCTGACGCGCTCCGTCTGA
- a CDS encoding nucleoside deaminase, whose product MAEETEAGRLLDALFDTMETGIIPVTEAGVAAGNKIFGAALLRKSDFAAVLVETNNETENPLWHGEIHALKRFYEMEAAGRPETKDLIFLSTHEPCSMCLSAITWAGFDTFFYFFSHEDSRDAFSIPHDLKILKEVFTLEPGGYNRTNAFWTGRSIRGLVDLLPEPQRASFEARSEAIRRKYDALSAAYQAGKADNAIPLA is encoded by the coding sequence ATGGCGGAAGAGACCGAAGCCGGGCGCCTGCTCGATGCCCTGTTCGACACGATGGAAACCGGCATCATCCCGGTAACGGAGGCCGGGGTCGCGGCGGGCAACAAGATCTTCGGCGCCGCGCTGCTGCGCAAGTCGGACTTCGCCGCTGTGCTCGTCGAGACCAACAACGAGACGGAAAACCCGCTGTGGCATGGCGAAATCCACGCCCTGAAGCGCTTCTACGAGATGGAGGCGGCCGGACGGCCGGAAACGAAGGATCTCATCTTCCTGTCGACGCATGAGCCGTGCTCCATGTGCCTTTCGGCGATCACCTGGGCCGGGTTCGACACTTTCTTCTACTTCTTCAGCCACGAGGATTCCCGGGATGCGTTCTCCATTCCGCACGACCTGAAGATCCTGAAGGAGGTGTTCACGCTGGAGCCGGGCGGCTACAACCGGACCAACGCCTTCTGGACGGGCCGGTCGATCCGCGGTCTCGTCGACCTCCTTCCCGAGCCGCAGCGCGCATCGTTCGAGGCGCGGTCGGAAGCGATCCGGCGGAAATACGACGCCCTGTCGGCCGCCTACCAGGCGGGCAAGGCGGACAATGCGATCCCCCTCGCCTAG
- the pxpA gene encoding 5-oxoprolinase subunit PxpA has translation MVTINCDMGEAFGIYRFGDDEACMPFVTHANIACGFHASDPVVMAKTVRLARKAGIKVGSHPGLPDREGFGRRPMRMTREEVSALTIYQTGALEGFLRAEGVKLSHIKPHGSLFGMAQNEPEVAEGIADAAEVFGVPVIAFSDCCMSEVFTRRGIPFSCEFYVDIDYGDDGRQIISREHPPISAQEVAEKVRRAIDSGLTRSVNGKDVQVVAESICVHSDTPNAIEVARAVFDELNRSGKLSRD, from the coding sequence ATGGTCACGATCAACTGTGACATGGGAGAGGCTTTCGGCATTTACCGGTTCGGTGACGACGAGGCCTGCATGCCCTTTGTGACCCATGCCAACATCGCCTGCGGCTTCCACGCGTCCGACCCGGTCGTCATGGCGAAGACCGTGCGCCTGGCCAGGAAGGCGGGGATCAAGGTCGGCTCGCATCCGGGCCTGCCGGACCGCGAAGGCTTCGGGCGCCGGCCGATGCGCATGACGCGCGAGGAGGTCTCGGCGCTCACCATCTACCAGACGGGCGCGCTGGAAGGTTTCCTGCGGGCCGAGGGCGTGAAGCTCTCCCACATCAAGCCGCACGGTTCCCTGTTCGGCATGGCGCAGAACGAGCCTGAAGTCGCCGAGGGGATCGCGGATGCGGCCGAGGTGTTCGGCGTGCCGGTCATCGCCTTTTCCGATTGCTGCATGTCCGAGGTCTTCACCCGGCGCGGCATCCCGTTCAGTTGCGAATTCTATGTCGACATCGACTACGGCGACGACGGGCGGCAGATCATCTCCCGCGAGCACCCGCCGATCTCGGCGCAGGAAGTGGCGGAGAAAGTCCGCCGCGCCATCGATTCCGGCCTGACCCGCTCGGTCAACGGCAAGGATGTCCAGGTGGTGGCCGAATCGATCTGCGTCCACTCCGACACGCCGAATGCCATCGAGGTCGCCCGGGCGGTCTTCGACGAGTTGAACCGCAGCGGCAAGCTTTCCAGGGATTAG
- a CDS encoding ABC transporter permease: MQQFAGASETTTAGRQGFLRAFAGRLADMNLAVTAILVTWFVLVIVPIVVLFAFSFFSTVQFRTVYEPTLDTWIGLFSSGRWEVTLRTLRIALTVTVIELLMAFPFALWLAKGCRSATGRAVCLAMLTIPFFLDMSSRTIVWRAILGQSGLINTMLLGAGIVDTPVEWLLYSEVAVHFGMIVSLFPPMVMPIYLAINLIDDTLLEASNDLGASPWQTLTRVIIPLSLPGIMAGVVFCLGPALAAWVEPGMLGGGFVNLISNSIESAYSALRYPVVAALSAFVILLLLLLLAAMYLIARRFGDPSSSVSVLKG; encoded by the coding sequence ATGCAACAGTTTGCAGGCGCCTCGGAAACGACGACGGCCGGCCGCCAAGGTTTCCTGCGCGCGTTCGCCGGAAGGCTCGCCGACATGAACCTGGCCGTGACGGCCATCCTCGTGACCTGGTTCGTCCTGGTCATCGTGCCGATCGTCGTGCTTTTCGCGTTCAGTTTCTTTTCCACCGTGCAGTTCCGCACGGTCTACGAGCCGACGCTCGACACCTGGATCGGACTGTTCTCCTCCGGCCGCTGGGAGGTGACGCTGCGCACCCTGCGCATCGCCCTGACGGTGACGGTGATCGAGCTGCTGATGGCGTTTCCCTTCGCGCTGTGGCTCGCCAAGGGCTGCCGCTCCGCCACGGGCCGGGCCGTCTGCCTCGCCATGCTGACGATCCCCTTCTTCCTCGACATGTCCTCGCGCACCATCGTCTGGCGCGCCATCCTCGGCCAGTCCGGGCTGATCAACACCATGCTGCTCGGCGCGGGCATCGTCGATACGCCGGTGGAATGGCTGCTCTATTCGGAAGTCGCCGTGCATTTCGGCATGATCGTCAGCCTCTTCCCGCCGATGGTGATGCCGATCTACCTCGCGATCAACCTGATCGACGATACCCTGCTCGAAGCCAGCAACGACCTCGGCGCATCGCCCTGGCAGACGCTGACCCGCGTCATCATCCCGCTGTCGCTGCCGGGCATCATGGCCGGCGTGGTGTTCTGCCTCGGTCCGGCGCTCGCCGCATGGGTCGAGCCGGGCATGCTGGGCGGCGGCTTCGTCAACCTCATATCCAATTCGATCGAGAGCGCCTATTCGGCCCTGCGCTATCCCGTCGTCGCGGCCCTGTCGGCCTTCGTGATCCTGCTGCTGCTCCTGCTGCTGGCGGCCATGTACCTGATCGCGCGCCGCTTCGGCGATCCGTCCTCCTCCGTAAGCGTCCTGAAGGGGTGA
- a CDS encoding ABC transporter ATP-binding protein, whose translation MNSDVVDPMLEIEDLVHCYGPVRALSHVSVSAARGEFLTILGSSGSGKTTMLRVISGLEMPTSVKRLRIGGQDVARLPAAKRNCTTVFQSYALFPHMNVVENVAYGLKIRKVNAADALKEARRALAMVQLEGKADRRIGQLSGGERQRVALARAVVTQPAVLLLDEPLGALDERLRQDMQIELMELQRSLGMTFVYITHSQEEALTMSDRVVLMRFGQIVQSGSPLDLFDRPESRFAAGFMGYENILEATLVAREGTFGTVEFPGGLRIRGVVTATGPKVGDTVAIALRAERISPVSAITPDSVEATITSRIYRGKYTDVTVATGAGPLRLRSWHGGAGEAEEIQRVGWNTTDAVIFAEQ comes from the coding sequence ATGAACAGCGACGTCGTGGATCCGATGCTTGAGATCGAGGACCTCGTCCACTGCTACGGCCCGGTGAGAGCGCTTTCGCATGTCTCCGTCTCCGCCGCCAGGGGAGAGTTCCTGACGATCCTCGGCTCCAGCGGATCCGGCAAGACCACGATGCTGCGGGTGATCTCGGGCCTTGAGATGCCGACATCGGTCAAGAGGCTGCGGATCGGCGGCCAGGACGTCGCCCGCCTTCCGGCGGCCAAGCGCAACTGCACCACCGTGTTCCAGAGCTATGCGCTCTTCCCGCACATGAACGTCGTGGAAAACGTCGCCTACGGCCTGAAGATCCGCAAGGTGAATGCGGCCGATGCGCTGAAGGAAGCGCGGCGGGCGCTGGCGATGGTGCAGCTCGAAGGCAAGGCGGACCGGCGGATCGGGCAATTGTCCGGCGGCGAGCGCCAGCGTGTGGCGCTGGCCCGCGCTGTGGTCACGCAGCCGGCCGTGCTGTTGCTGGACGAACCGCTGGGGGCCCTCGACGAGCGCCTGCGCCAGGACATGCAGATCGAGCTGATGGAGCTCCAGCGCAGTCTGGGCATGACCTTCGTCTACATCACCCACAGCCAGGAGGAAGCCCTGACGATGAGCGACCGCGTCGTCCTGATGCGGTTTGGCCAGATCGTCCAGAGCGGCAGCCCGCTCGATCTCTTCGACCGGCCGGAAAGCCGCTTCGCCGCGGGCTTCATGGGCTACGAGAACATTCTGGAAGCGACGCTGGTGGCGCGGGAAGGGACCTTCGGCACGGTCGAGTTCCCCGGCGGGCTGCGCATCCGCGGCGTGGTCACGGCGACCGGCCCGAAGGTCGGCGATACCGTCGCCATCGCGCTGCGCGCCGAACGCATCTCGCCGGTTTCGGCCATCACGCCCGACAGTGTCGAGGCGACGATCACCAGCCGCATCTACCGCGGCAAGTACACCGACGTCACCGTCGCCACGGGCGCGGGGCCGCTGCGCCTGCGGAGCTGGCATGGCGGGGCAGGCGAGGCCGAGGAAATACAACGGGTTGGCTGGAACACGACGGATGCCGTGATCTTCGCCGAGCAGTGA
- a CDS encoding ABC transporter permease, whose amino-acid sequence MTSQQPLKLRPIASKLEPSYAPIWKRLGKWSGLAMLALIYFPLLWLILLSISQNPLGGIPGAFSLEHYRALFSSSAWHKPMLASLGIGVAVGLICAIAATIIGRALPTLNSPGRVLFMFVIPLFVPGMSMGAALFIFARAVLNLKLGFWSVALGHFVWAFPFALLIVLVVTIRFDHRLVEAGKDLGASNWRVFWDIEFPILMPGIVSAALFGFLMSFNEVMRSIFLRGTAETMPVWSWVQAAAQQSQVPIIFSLASLVLLITLPLLCGVFWLLFARVGRSWA is encoded by the coding sequence ATGACAAGCCAACAACCCCTGAAGCTGCGCCCGATCGCCTCGAAGCTCGAGCCCAGCTATGCGCCGATCTGGAAGCGCCTCGGCAAATGGAGCGGGCTCGCCATGCTGGCGCTCATCTATTTCCCGCTGCTGTGGCTGATCCTGCTGTCGATCAGCCAGAACCCGCTCGGCGGCATTCCCGGCGCGTTCTCGCTGGAGCATTATCGCGCGCTCTTTTCCAGCAGCGCCTGGCACAAGCCCATGCTGGCAAGCCTCGGCATCGGCGTTGCCGTCGGGCTGATCTGCGCCATCGCCGCGACGATCATCGGCCGGGCCCTGCCGACGCTGAACAGCCCCGGCCGCGTGCTCTTCATGTTCGTCATCCCGCTTTTCGTGCCGGGCATGTCGATGGGGGCGGCCCTGTTCATCTTCGCAAGGGCCGTCCTCAACCTGAAGCTCGGCTTCTGGTCGGTCGCGCTCGGCCATTTCGTCTGGGCGTTTCCCTTCGCGCTGCTGATCGTGCTGGTGGTGACGATCCGCTTCGATCACCGGCTGGTCGAGGCCGGCAAGGATCTCGGCGCCAGCAACTGGCGCGTCTTCTGGGACATCGAGTTCCCGATCCTGATGCCCGGCATCGTCAGCGCGGCGCTGTTCGGCTTCCTGATGTCGTTCAACGAGGTCATGCGGTCGATCTTCCTGCGCGGAACCGCCGAGACCATGCCGGTCTGGAGCTGGGTCCAGGCGGCGGCCCAGCAGAGCCAGGTGCCGATCATCTTCTCGCTGGCCTCGCTGGTGCTGCTCATCACCCTGCCGCTGCTGTGCGGCGTGTTCTGGCTGCTCTTTGCGCGGGTGGGCCGGTCATGGGCATGA
- a CDS encoding extracellular solute-binding protein, whose product MTDRFSTYSQFQLSRRQMLAGMTALAGAAAVGGLPGMAGAQDVASVKIYGVPTAALKDWAPMEKSIGVRAELSGSSNDVGVFMRDVMGANMGDSVDMFVFESGTEDILGPQGFYAPLDEANPELTLWERTSDDWKRSPVVQDREGKQWGVPVIGNADSFGYFPEKLGMAPDSEDELSWSLMFDDEKTRGRVAYGNAYTYSMGVAALYLQSKGVATFADIADLKPEEAKVVADFLVERKKAGQFRTLYGAFEEQIQLLTNKEVDVINCWEPAVREANLKLGPDATRYAYTKEGYFKWGHGAYIAAQAADRDNLTAIYKVLNYFLGGEYRALQARDRGYAGPNMDLGVEYAEKNGWSADEIAALKATEAKVNKKFSKPYVSTTTPDNAGAMEEEWQRFLNA is encoded by the coding sequence ATGACAGACAGATTTTCGACATACAGCCAGTTCCAGCTCAGCCGCCGCCAGATGCTGGCGGGCATGACGGCGCTGGCCGGCGCCGCCGCGGTCGGCGGCCTGCCTGGCATGGCGGGCGCGCAGGACGTGGCGTCCGTGAAGATTTACGGCGTCCCGACGGCCGCCCTCAAGGACTGGGCTCCGATGGAGAAATCCATCGGCGTGCGCGCCGAGCTCAGCGGCTCCAGCAATGATGTCGGCGTCTTCATGCGCGACGTCATGGGCGCGAACATGGGCGACAGCGTCGACATGTTCGTCTTCGAATCCGGCACGGAGGACATTCTCGGGCCGCAGGGCTTCTACGCCCCGCTCGACGAGGCCAATCCCGAACTGACGCTCTGGGAGCGCACGTCCGACGACTGGAAGCGCTCGCCCGTCGTGCAGGACCGCGAGGGCAAGCAATGGGGCGTGCCCGTTATCGGCAATGCCGACAGCTTCGGCTACTTCCCGGAAAAGCTCGGCATGGCGCCCGACAGCGAGGACGAGCTCTCCTGGTCGCTGATGTTCGACGACGAGAAGACCCGCGGCCGCGTCGCCTACGGCAATGCCTATACCTATTCGATGGGCGTGGCCGCGCTCTATCTCCAGTCGAAGGGCGTGGCGACCTTCGCCGATATCGCCGACCTCAAGCCGGAGGAAGCCAAGGTCGTGGCGGACTTCCTGGTCGAGCGCAAGAAGGCCGGTCAGTTCCGCACGCTCTACGGCGCCTTCGAGGAGCAGATCCAGCTTCTCACCAACAAGGAAGTGGACGTCATCAACTGCTGGGAGCCGGCGGTGCGGGAAGCCAATCTGAAGCTGGGGCCGGACGCCACGCGCTATGCCTACACCAAGGAAGGCTACTTCAAGTGGGGCCACGGCGCCTACATCGCCGCGCAGGCGGCAGACCGCGACAATCTCACCGCGATCTACAAGGTGCTGAACTACTTCCTCGGCGGCGAATACCGCGCGCTGCAGGCGCGTGACCGCGGCTATGCCGGCCCCAACATGGATCTCGGCGTCGAATATGCCGAGAAGAACGGCTGGAGCGCGGACGAGATCGCCGCGCTGAAGGCGACGGAAGCCAAGGTGAACAAGAAGTTCTCCAAGCCGTATGTCTCGACCACCACGCCGGACAATGCCGGCGCGATGGAAGAGGAATGGCAGCGCTTCCTCAACGCCTGA
- a CDS encoding class I SAM-dependent methyltransferase has protein sequence MDADRLYHDPALADFYDLENGWERSPDFAFCRALVEGAASMLDLGCGTGELAIAVSGGRTVVAVDPAPAMLGIARAKAGAGGVEFVEGDARTLRLGRRFDLVVLTGHAFQVFLTQEDRRAALATIAAHLAPGGRFVFDSRNPACREWEEWGPDDSMRLLDHPRFGAVAAWNDVALDAGTGIVTYGTHYEIRATGERLSAASRIAFPEKAELEALIAEAGLRVERWLGDWEGHAWQEGAKEIIPLGTLA, from the coding sequence ATGGACGCGGACCGCCTTTACCACGACCCGGCGCTTGCCGATTTCTACGACCTGGAAAACGGCTGGGAGCGCTCGCCGGATTTCGCCTTCTGCCGGGCGCTGGTGGAGGGGGCGGCCAGCATGCTCGACCTCGGCTGCGGCACGGGGGAGCTCGCCATCGCGGTTTCCGGCGGACGGACGGTCGTCGCGGTCGATCCGGCGCCGGCCATGCTGGGTATCGCCCGGGCGAAGGCCGGGGCCGGCGGCGTAGAGTTCGTCGAAGGCGATGCGCGCACGCTGCGGCTCGGCCGCCGCTTCGACCTCGTGGTCCTGACCGGCCATGCCTTCCAGGTCTTCCTCACGCAGGAGGATCGCCGTGCGGCGCTCGCCACCATCGCGGCGCATCTTGCGCCCGGCGGCCGCTTCGTCTTCGACAGCCGCAACCCCGCCTGCCGGGAATGGGAGGAATGGGGGCCGGACGATTCGATGCGCCTTCTCGACCATCCGCGCTTCGGCGCGGTCGCCGCGTGGAACGACGTTGCCCTCGACGCCGGAACCGGCATCGTCACCTACGGCACGCATTACGAAATCCGCGCCACCGGCGAGCGCCTCTCCGCCGCCTCGCGCATCGCCTTTCCGGAAAAGGCCGAGCTGGAGGCGCTGATCGCCGAAGCCGGCCTTCGCGTCGAGCGCTGGCTCGGCGACTGGGAGGGCCATGCGTGGCAGGAGGGTGCGAAGGAGATCATTCCCCTCGGCACCCTCGCCTGA
- a CDS encoding tautomerase family protein, with the protein MPHVIVKMVEGRTEEQKRALADALASAVTASLGCGEDLVSVAIEDVRDEDWMASVYVPDIRQRSGTIYRMPGYGPED; encoded by the coding sequence ATGCCGCATGTGATAGTCAAGATGGTCGAGGGCCGAACGGAAGAGCAGAAGAGGGCGCTCGCCGATGCGCTCGCCAGCGCCGTCACGGCGTCGCTCGGCTGCGGCGAGGACCTCGTGTCGGTCGCGATCGAGGACGTCAGGGACGAGGATTGGATGGCCAGCGTCTATGTCCCGGACATCCGGCAGCGCTCCGGCACGATATACCGGATGCCGGGCTACGGCCCCGAGGATTGA